A section of the Pseudomonas fluorescens genome encodes:
- a CDS encoding homoserine dehydrogenase: MKPVKVGICGLGTVGGGTLNVLQRNAEEISRRAGRGIEVAQIAMRTPKPQYQTTGIAITHDVFDVATNPEIDIVIELVGGYTVARELVLKAIENGKHVVTANKALIAVHGNEIFAKAREKGVIVAFEAAVAGGIPVIKAIREGLSANRINWVAGIINGTGNFILTEMREKGRTFEDVLAEAQALGYAEADPTFDVEGIDAAHKLTILASIAFGIPLQFDKAYTEGITQLTTADVNYAEALGYRIKHLGVARSTAAGIELRVHPTLIPADRLIANVNGVMNAVMVNGDAAGSTLFYGAGAGMEPTASSVIADLVDVVRAMTSDPENRVPHLAFQPDSLSAHPILPIEACESSYYLRIQAKDHPGVLAQVASILSERGINIESIMQKEVEEHDGLVPMILLTHRVLEQHMNDAIAALQALQGVVGPVVRIRVEHLN; this comes from the coding sequence GTGAAACCGGTCAAAGTAGGCATCTGTGGGTTAGGGACCGTCGGTGGCGGCACCTTGAACGTACTTCAGCGTAATGCCGAGGAAATTTCCCGCCGTGCAGGGCGTGGGATTGAAGTGGCACAAATTGCCATGCGTACGCCAAAGCCTCAGTACCAAACGACCGGTATTGCGATTACCCACGATGTCTTCGACGTGGCCACCAACCCTGAAATCGATATCGTCATCGAACTGGTCGGCGGTTATACCGTCGCCCGCGAGCTGGTGCTCAAGGCCATCGAAAACGGCAAGCACGTCGTTACCGCCAACAAGGCCCTGATTGCCGTGCACGGCAACGAAATCTTCGCCAAGGCCCGCGAGAAGGGCGTGATCGTGGCGTTCGAAGCAGCGGTGGCCGGCGGTATCCCGGTGATCAAGGCGATCCGTGAAGGCCTGTCGGCCAACCGCATCAACTGGGTGGCCGGCATCATCAACGGCACCGGTAACTTCATCCTTACCGAAATGCGCGAGAAGGGCCGTACCTTCGAAGACGTGCTGGCCGAAGCCCAGGCCCTGGGCTACGCCGAGGCCGATCCGACCTTTGACGTCGAAGGCATCGACGCGGCGCACAAGCTGACCATCCTGGCATCCATCGCCTTTGGTATCCCGCTGCAGTTCGACAAGGCCTACACCGAAGGCATCACCCAGCTGACCACCGCCGATGTGAACTACGCCGAAGCCCTGGGCTATCGCATCAAGCACCTGGGCGTGGCGCGCAGCACCGCTGCCGGTATCGAATTGCGCGTACACCCGACGCTGATCCCGGCCGACCGCCTGATCGCCAACGTCAATGGCGTGATGAACGCGGTGATGGTCAACGGTGACGCCGCCGGCTCCACTCTGTTCTACGGGGCCGGTGCCGGCATGGAACCGACCGCTTCGTCGGTGATCGCCGACCTGGTGGACGTGGTCCGCGCCATGACCAGCGACCCGGAAAACCGCGTACCGCACCTGGCCTTCCAGCCGGATTCGCTGTCGGCGCACCCGATCCTGCCGATCGAAGCCTGCGAAAGTTCCTACTACCTGCGGATCCAGGCCAAGGACCATCCGGGCGTCCTGGCCCAGGTGGCCAGCATCCTCTCGGAGCGGGGCATCAACATTGAGTCGATCATGCAGAAGGAAGTCGAAGAACACGACGGCCTGGTGCCAATGATCCTGCTGACCCACCGCGTGCTGGAACAGCACATGAACGATGCCATCGCCGCACTGCAAGCCCTGCAAGGCGTGGTCGGGCCGGTGGTGCGGATCCGCGTCGAACACCTGAACTAA
- a CDS encoding EAL domain-containing protein, which yields MRSLKVLILEDHPFQLMALHQMLNANGVFNVLTADSVEVARQSLASKGPVDIAICDLYLEHGDSLGLIREMAEHGQAQVLVLLSDADPDVLDGVASMARQAGLNVLGCMPKPASATAIGQMLDACRQRLRPSPQALSWERVHQMLGVSEFTVQPLCTEVGEAAIERYASVCYQPIVSQTGDLQGVEALARWQDPQQGQLMPSEFLPLLELAGLEQAFTWYVLEQVLRLCAQVTRDTGRELPVSVNIPGRVLEQEHFALSLQGLLQRFAVPAHNLTLELVETSRLKTDSTHVTGLLRLRMIGCKLSIGDFGIGGTSLQRLLELPFTELKIPPAFASGMAGDERKCAVVAGAMSMARHLGVSVVVTGIETLADRDAVRALGPAWLQGCLIAHPMSAQVLQHWLARSAAIAL from the coding sequence ATGCGCTCACTCAAAGTCCTGATCCTCGAAGACCACCCGTTCCAGCTGATGGCCCTGCACCAGATGCTCAATGCCAACGGCGTGTTCAACGTACTCACGGCCGATAGCGTCGAGGTCGCCCGCCAGTCGCTGGCAAGCAAGGGCCCTGTGGATATCGCCATCTGCGACTTGTACCTGGAACACGGCGACTCGCTGGGGCTGATCCGCGAAATGGCCGAGCACGGGCAGGCCCAGGTACTGGTCCTGCTGAGCGACGCCGATCCCGATGTGTTGGACGGTGTGGCGAGCATGGCGCGCCAGGCGGGGCTCAACGTGCTGGGGTGCATGCCCAAGCCGGCGTCCGCCACCGCCATCGGGCAAATGCTCGACGCTTGCCGGCAACGCTTGCGCCCGAGCCCGCAGGCCTTGTCCTGGGAACGTGTGCATCAGATGCTGGGGGTCAGTGAGTTCACGGTGCAGCCACTGTGCACCGAGGTCGGCGAGGCCGCTATCGAGCGTTACGCCAGCGTCTGTTACCAGCCCATCGTCAGCCAGACCGGTGATCTGCAAGGTGTGGAGGCGTTGGCCCGCTGGCAAGACCCGCAGCAGGGGCAGTTGATGCCCAGCGAGTTCCTGCCGCTGCTGGAGTTGGCGGGGCTGGAGCAGGCCTTTACCTGGTACGTGTTGGAACAGGTGTTGCGTCTTTGTGCCCAGGTGACCCGGGATACGGGCCGGGAACTGCCGGTATCGGTGAACATTCCCGGGCGGGTGCTGGAGCAGGAGCACTTCGCGCTGAGCCTGCAAGGCTTGCTGCAGCGCTTTGCGGTACCTGCGCACAACCTGACCCTGGAATTGGTGGAAACTTCGCGCCTGAAGACCGACAGCACCCATGTCACCGGTTTGCTGCGCCTGCGGATGATTGGTTGCAAGCTGTCGATTGGCGATTTCGGCATCGGCGGCACCAGCCTGCAACGTTTGCTGGAACTGCCGTTCACCGAGTTGAAGATTCCCCCGGCGTTTGCCAGCGGCATGGCGGGTGACGAGCGCAAGTGTGCGGTGGTCGCGGGGGCCATGAGCATGGCCCGGCACCTGGGTGTCAGCGTGGTCGTGACCGGGATTGAAACCCTCGCCGACCGTGATGCGGTGCGTGCGCTGGGGCCGGCCTGGCTGCAGGGGTGCCTGATCGCCCATCCGATGAGTGCCCAGGTGTTGCAACACTGGCTGGCGCGATCTGCGGCAATTGCCCTGTAG
- a CDS encoding transporter substrate-binding domain-containing protein, whose protein sequence is MWFTTRWHQCLLSALLLGHLPASLAAVSLPFNLVPAFITLAPMTLVPAERQWLAQHRTLKVGISIDDYQPIDITRDRNRYQGISADYLSLVGARLGVPMQVMGFAERAQAVEALRAGNIDILTSANGYERDVPGLAFTADYMPDRSVVVVRGDDAMQNDALPDKKVVLLDGYANVKNVHAAYPQSHIMLAPNLYSGLEALEQGDVDAFIGNEVIVRAYKSLRPYLNMQIKEQSRLAPIGFAFATRQADPLLGTMMERALQSIDDSVHREILARWTTGLGVDVAGERIPLSAAEQAWVLQHSHVVVASQQYSPYVFKDKDGRWVGLNVDLLNRLSRMTGLQFVMEEVFSTAQTLALLEKGGADMSTTLVENTERRRFLDFSHGFGGAGWVFVERIGAPPVTSLSQLSGEVLALPERHVLQAYIRREYPGVRLRLVADYTEARALVARGDAVATIQSEVELQSYPADELRAGRSVDGKWSTDSLSVRKDHPELLSILNKALEAMPVAELSALRLRWMGAVAVPVPAWQRVPPWAYWTVGTALLFVLVSLAWNNRLKRQIRQRVEAERRLNDQLAFKRALLDGIPNPVFVRDLAGRLVTCNKSYEQQMATRLERIRGLTLPESGILPAATALRLHAGHMEQLATQQSVFIDRQLEFNGGIAHVYQWTVPFYDAQNQLQGLLGGWVDINARKVLETQLMDARRAADEANFAKSAFVSNLSHEIRTPMTAIIGLLELEQERALALGAPVSEALQVAHRSARELIALMGDSLDLAKIEAGHLQLAPQTTDLKGFFEGIQRLFEATAQKKGLHLTLAFDPQAQGFYWFDPLRLRQVMHNLLGNALKFTAHGEVRLRVACQMDAEGHEYLHLCVEDTGPGISVDQQARVFRPFIQGSPLTAAEHGGTGLGLSICQQLVDLMGGQITLHSVLGEGTTVCIDLRLDRVGSDDLPAPAVAMPLLTGARALSVLIVDDLPANRLVLAQQLQFLGHQVVALNSAEVALQRWRSEAFDVLVTDCHMPGMSGYALAEAIRQIEAQEQRPRCAVVGCTADAQEGQEQRSQVAGMDLLLVKPVTLEQWTQVLARVTAEPAFDLQALRKMTQADGPVLQSMLQELANNLEHEHRLLGSAVAEQDRVQLRASLHRLKGICCLVDALPLARACIALETSAREHRADELAQRWQTVSGAMGELQAQIRPYLQVQE, encoded by the coding sequence GTGTGGTTCACGACCCGATGGCACCAGTGCCTGCTGAGCGCGCTGCTGCTTGGCCACCTGCCTGCAAGCCTGGCCGCCGTCAGCCTGCCGTTCAACCTGGTGCCAGCGTTTATCACCCTGGCTCCCATGACCCTGGTGCCGGCGGAGCGGCAGTGGTTGGCACAGCACCGCACCTTGAAAGTGGGGATTTCCATCGATGATTACCAGCCAATCGATATCACCCGCGATCGCAATCGCTACCAGGGCATCAGTGCCGACTACTTGAGCCTGGTGGGCGCGCGGCTCGGCGTGCCGATGCAGGTGATGGGTTTTGCCGAACGGGCCCAGGCCGTGGAGGCGTTGCGCGCCGGCAACATCGATATCCTCACCAGTGCCAATGGCTACGAACGGGATGTGCCCGGCCTGGCCTTTACCGCCGACTACATGCCCGACCGTTCGGTGGTGGTTGTGCGCGGTGATGACGCCATGCAGAACGACGCGCTCCCCGACAAGAAGGTGGTGCTGCTCGATGGCTACGCCAACGTCAAGAACGTGCATGCAGCCTACCCGCAGAGCCACATCATGCTGGCCCCCAACCTCTACAGTGGCCTGGAGGCCCTGGAGCAGGGGGATGTGGATGCGTTTATCGGCAATGAAGTGATCGTGCGTGCCTACAAGTCCCTGCGTCCTTACCTGAACATGCAGATCAAGGAGCAAAGCCGCCTGGCGCCGATTGGCTTTGCCTTCGCCACGCGCCAGGCCGACCCCCTGCTGGGCACGATGATGGAGCGTGCGTTGCAAAGCATCGATGATTCGGTACACCGTGAGATCCTGGCCCGCTGGACGACTGGCCTTGGGGTGGACGTTGCGGGCGAGCGTATCCCCTTGTCGGCCGCCGAGCAGGCCTGGGTGTTGCAGCATTCCCATGTCGTGGTGGCGTCCCAGCAATACTCGCCCTATGTCTTCAAGGACAAGGACGGCCGGTGGGTGGGGCTCAATGTCGATCTGCTCAACCGCCTCTCGCGCATGACCGGTTTGCAGTTCGTCATGGAGGAAGTGTTTTCCACCGCGCAGACCCTGGCGCTCCTGGAAAAGGGCGGAGCGGATATGAGCACCACCCTGGTGGAAAACACCGAGCGCCGGCGGTTTCTCGATTTCAGCCATGGGTTTGGCGGCGCAGGCTGGGTGTTTGTCGAACGTATCGGGGCACCGCCAGTGACCAGCCTGAGCCAACTGTCAGGCGAGGTCCTGGCGCTGCCAGAACGGCATGTGCTGCAGGCCTATATCCGTCGCGAATACCCTGGAGTCCGCCTGCGACTGGTGGCTGACTACACCGAGGCTCGGGCCCTGGTGGCCCGGGGAGACGCAGTCGCGACCATCCAGAGCGAAGTGGAACTGCAGAGTTACCCGGCCGATGAGTTGCGGGCCGGGCGCAGTGTCGATGGCAAGTGGTCCACTGACAGTCTGTCGGTACGCAAGGACCATCCCGAGTTGCTGAGTATTTTGAACAAGGCCCTGGAAGCGATGCCGGTCGCCGAATTGAGTGCCCTGCGCCTGCGCTGGATGGGCGCGGTGGCGGTTCCGGTGCCGGCCTGGCAGCGTGTACCGCCGTGGGCCTATTGGACGGTCGGCACGGCCTTGCTGTTTGTGCTGGTGTCGCTGGCCTGGAACAACCGGCTCAAGCGCCAGATTCGCCAGCGGGTCGAGGCCGAGCGGCGGCTCAATGATCAACTGGCGTTCAAGCGGGCCTTGCTCGACGGTATCCCCAACCCGGTGTTTGTGCGCGACCTTGCGGGGCGCTTGGTCACCTGCAACAAAAGCTATGAACAACAGATGGCCACCCGGCTTGAGCGGATTCGCGGCCTGACCTTGCCGGAGAGTGGAATACTGCCTGCCGCCACCGCTTTGCGCCTGCATGCGGGGCATATGGAACAACTGGCCACGCAGCAGTCGGTGTTTATCGACCGCCAACTGGAATTCAATGGCGGCATCGCCCATGTCTATCAATGGACCGTGCCGTTTTATGATGCCCAGAACCAGTTGCAGGGGTTGCTCGGTGGCTGGGTCGATATCAACGCGCGCAAGGTCCTGGAAACCCAATTGATGGACGCCCGTCGTGCTGCCGATGAAGCGAATTTCGCCAAGAGCGCCTTTGTGTCGAACCTCAGCCATGAGATTCGTACACCGATGACGGCGATCATCGGCTTGCTGGAACTGGAGCAGGAGCGTGCGCTGGCCCTGGGCGCGCCGGTCTCCGAGGCGCTGCAGGTGGCCCACCGTTCGGCACGGGAGCTGATTGCCTTGATGGGCGATAGCCTGGACCTGGCGAAGATCGAAGCCGGCCACCTGCAACTGGCGCCCCAGACCACCGACTTGAAAGGTTTCTTCGAGGGTATCCAGCGCCTGTTTGAAGCCACCGCGCAAAAAAAGGGCTTGCACCTGACCCTGGCTTTCGACCCACAGGCCCAGGGCTTTTACTGGTTCGACCCACTGCGCCTGCGCCAGGTCATGCATAACCTTCTGGGCAATGCGCTCAAGTTCACGGCGCACGGAGAAGTGCGCCTGCGTGTCGCCTGCCAGATGGACGCAGAGGGGCATGAATACCTGCACTTGTGCGTGGAAGACACAGGCCCAGGTATCAGCGTCGACCAACAGGCGCGGGTGTTCAGGCCGTTTATCCAGGGCAGTCCGCTGACAGCCGCCGAACATGGCGGCACCGGGTTGGGCTTGAGTATCTGCCAGCAACTGGTGGACTTGATGGGGGGGCAAATCACCCTGCACAGCGTTTTGGGCGAGGGCACCACGGTGTGCATCGACCTGCGCCTGGACCGGGTCGGCAGTGACGATCTGCCCGCGCCCGCCGTGGCCATGCCTTTACTGACGGGGGCCCGGGCGCTGTCGGTACTGATTGTCGACGACCTGCCGGCCAACCGTCTGGTGCTGGCCCAGCAGTTGCAATTCCTCGGGCATCAGGTGGTAGCCCTCAATAGTGCCGAGGTGGCGTTGCAGCGCTGGCGCAGCGAGGCGTTCGACGTTCTGGTGACCGACTGTCATATGCCGGGCATGTCCGGTTATGCCCTGGCCGAGGCCATTCGCCAGATTGAGGCTCAGGAGCAGCGTCCGCGTTGCGCGGTGGTCGGCTGCACCGCCGATGCCCAGGAAGGCCAGGAACAACGCAGTCAGGTGGCAGGCATGGATCTGCTGCTGGTCAAGCCGGTAACGTTGGAGCAATGGACCCAGGTGCTGGCCCGGGTCACGGCCGAGCCGGCCTTCGACCTGCAGGCCCTGCGCAAGATGACCCAGGCCGACGGACCGGTCCTGCAAAGCATGTTGCAGGAACTGGCGAATAACCTGGAGCATGAGCATCGCCTCTTGGGCAGCGCCGTGGCCGAACAGGACCGGGTGCAGTTGCGGGCCAGCCTGCATCGCCTCAAGGGGATTTGTTGCCTGGTGGACGCGCTGCCATTGGCCAGGGCCTGTATCGCGCTTGAGACCAGCGCGCGGGAGCATCGGGCCGATGAACTAGCGCAGCGCTGGCAAACAGTGTCTGGGGCCATGGGGGAGTTGCAGGCGCAAATCCGGCCTTATCTGCAGGTACAAGAATAG
- a CDS encoding CaiB/BaiF CoA transferase family protein — MSFTAKPLAGLKVIELGTLIAGPFASRICAEFGAEVIKVESPDGGDPLRKWRKLYEGTSLWWFVQARNKKSLTLNLKHPDGLAILKQLLADADILIENFRPGVLEKLGLDWDTLHTLNPKLVMVRLSGFGQTGPMKDQPGFGAVGESMGGLRYITGFEDRPPVRTGISIGDSIAALWAVIGALMALRHREVNGGLGQVVDVALYEAIFAMMESMVPEFDVFGFIRERTGNIMPGITPSSIHTTADGKHVQIGANGDAIFKRFMLIIGREDLANDPQLASNDGRDSRRDELYGVIDRWVNRLPLEQVVEQLNQAQVPASRIYSAEDMLGDPQYLAREMFLKAQLPDGKDFQMPGIVPKLSDTPGSCEWVGPQLGEHNGVILQSLGYDSTAVARLRKEGAI, encoded by the coding sequence ATGTCGTTTACCGCCAAACCGCTTGCCGGCCTGAAAGTCATCGAACTGGGCACCCTGATCGCCGGCCCGTTCGCTTCGCGTATCTGCGCCGAGTTCGGGGCCGAAGTGATCAAGGTCGAATCCCCCGACGGCGGCGACCCGCTGCGCAAATGGCGCAAACTGTATGAAGGCACGTCGCTGTGGTGGTTTGTACAGGCACGCAATAAAAAGTCCCTGACCCTCAACCTCAAGCACCCCGACGGCCTGGCGATCCTCAAGCAGTTGCTGGCAGATGCCGACATCCTGATCGAGAACTTCCGCCCCGGCGTCCTCGAAAAACTCGGCCTGGACTGGGACACCCTGCACACCCTGAACCCCAAGCTGGTGATGGTCCGGCTCTCGGGCTTTGGCCAGACAGGGCCGATGAAGGATCAACCGGGCTTCGGTGCGGTCGGTGAGTCCATGGGGGGCCTGCGCTACATCACCGGTTTCGAGGACCGCCCGCCGGTGCGCACCGGGATTTCCATTGGCGACTCCATCGCCGCGCTGTGGGCGGTGATTGGCGCGCTTATGGCCTTGCGCCATCGCGAGGTCAACGGGGGCCTCGGCCAAGTGGTGGATGTGGCGCTCTATGAAGCGATCTTCGCGATGATGGAAAGCATGGTCCCCGAGTTCGATGTATTCGGGTTTATCCGTGAGCGCACCGGCAACATCATGCCGGGCATTACCCCGTCCTCGATCCATACCACCGCCGATGGCAAGCATGTGCAGATCGGCGCCAATGGCGATGCGATTTTCAAGCGCTTCATGCTGATCATCGGCCGTGAGGACCTGGCCAATGACCCACAACTGGCCAGCAACGATGGCCGCGATAGCCGGCGCGACGAGCTGTACGGCGTGATCGACCGCTGGGTCAACCGTTTGCCACTGGAGCAGGTGGTGGAGCAGTTGAACCAGGCCCAGGTGCCTGCCAGCCGGATCTACAGCGCCGAGGATATGCTTGGCGACCCGCAATACCTGGCCCGGGAAATGTTCCTCAAGGCACAGTTGCCTGACGGCAAGGATTTCCAGATGCCCGGCATCGTCCCCAAACTCTCCGACACGCCGGGCAGTTGCGAGTGGGTCGGGCCGCAGTTGGGCGAACACAATGGCGTGATCCTTCAATCCCTGGGTTATGACAGTACCGCCGTGGCCCGTCTGCGCAAGGAGGGCGCAATCTGA
- a CDS encoding response regulator transcription factor: MRDASEQTLRIIIADDHPIFLIGLRAVLERDEQVRIVGEANSPQALAALLQHCPCDVLVTDFMMPAEPQADGLRLIEHLRRHYPHLPIVVVTMLNNAGLFHSILELGVMGLLSKASLADELPDAIDQVRQQRPYVARTIEQALALAGAVGADRLHSQHQLSPRELEVIRLLASGKTVGEIAAHLNRSKQTVSAQKVSAMRKLGLISDAALFIYVQEHGLA, from the coding sequence GTGAGAGACGCGTCTGAACAGACCTTGCGCATTATCATCGCCGACGATCATCCGATTTTCCTGATCGGTTTGCGTGCGGTGCTGGAACGCGACGAGCAGGTGCGCATCGTCGGTGAGGCCAACTCGCCCCAGGCCCTTGCCGCCCTGCTGCAACACTGCCCCTGCGATGTACTGGTCACCGATTTCATGATGCCCGCCGAACCCCAGGCCGACGGCCTGCGCCTGATCGAACACCTGCGCCGGCATTACCCGCACCTGCCCATCGTGGTGGTGACCATGCTCAATAACGCCGGCCTGTTTCACTCGATCCTCGAACTGGGGGTCATGGGCCTGTTGAGCAAGGCCAGCCTGGCCGATGAATTGCCCGATGCCATCGACCAGGTGCGCCAGCAGCGGCCCTATGTGGCCCGCACCATTGAACAGGCGCTGGCCCTGGCCGGTGCCGTGGGCGCTGATCGCCTGCACTCGCAGCACCAGTTGTCCCCCCGGGAACTGGAAGTGATCCGCCTGCTGGCGAGCGGCAAGACGGTGGGCGAGATTGCCGCGCACCTCAATCGCAGCAAGCAGACGGTCAGCGCACAGAAAGTCAGTGCCATGCGCAAGCTGGGGCTGATCAGCGATGCGGCGTTGTTCATCTATGTGCAGGAACACGGGCTGGCCTAG
- the thrC gene encoding threonine synthase: protein MRYISTRGQAPALNFEDVLLAGLATDGGLYVPENLPRFTQEEIASWAGLPYHELAFRVMRPFVAGSIPDADFKKILEETYGVFSHNAIAPLRQLNGNEWVLELFHGPTLAFKDFALQLLGRLLDYVLEKRGERVVIIGATSGDTGSAAIEGCKHCENVDIFILHPHNRVSEVQRRQMTTLFGQNIHNIAVEGNFDDCQEMVKASFADQSFLKGTRLVAVNSINWARIMAQIVYYFHASLQLGGPARSVSFSVPTGNFGDIFAGYLARNMGLPINQLIVATNRNDILHRFMSGNQYVKETLHATLSPSMDIMVSSNFERLLFDMHGRNGAALAGLMDSFKQGGFSVEQDRWTETRKLFDSLAVDDAQTCETIAEVYAQTGELLDPHTAIGVKAARECRRSLDIPMVILGTAHPVKFPEAVQKAGVGKGLELPPHLADLFEREERCTVLPNDLKAIQGFVSQHGNRGKPL, encoded by the coding sequence ATGCGTTACATCAGCACCCGCGGCCAGGCACCGGCCCTGAATTTCGAAGACGTCCTGCTTGCAGGCCTCGCCACTGATGGCGGCCTGTACGTGCCGGAAAACCTGCCACGTTTCACCCAGGAAGAAATCGCCTCCTGGGCCGGCCTGCCGTACCACGAGCTGGCGTTCCGGGTCATGCGCCCGTTCGTCGCCGGCAGTATTCCCGATGCCGACTTCAAGAAAATCCTCGAAGAAACCTACGGCGTGTTCTCCCACAACGCCATCGCCCCGTTGCGCCAACTGAATGGTAACGAGTGGGTGCTGGAGCTGTTCCACGGCCCGACCCTGGCGTTCAAGGATTTCGCCCTGCAACTGCTCGGCCGCCTGCTGGACTACGTGCTGGAGAAACGCGGCGAGCGCGTGGTGATCATCGGTGCCACCTCTGGTGATACCGGCTCGGCGGCCATCGAAGGCTGCAAACACTGCGAAAACGTCGATATCTTCATCCTGCACCCGCACAATCGGGTGTCGGAAGTGCAGCGCCGGCAGATGACCACCCTCTTTGGCCAGAACATCCATAACATCGCGGTCGAAGGCAACTTCGACGACTGCCAGGAAATGGTCAAGGCCAGCTTCGCCGACCAGAGCTTTCTCAAGGGCACGCGCCTGGTGGCGGTGAACTCGATCAACTGGGCGCGGATCATGGCCCAGATCGTCTACTACTTCCACGCCTCGCTGCAGTTGGGCGGGCCGGCGCGCTCGGTGTCGTTCTCGGTGCCGACCGGCAACTTCGGCGATATCTTCGCCGGTTACCTGGCGCGCAACATGGGCCTGCCGATCAACCAGTTGATCGTCGCCACCAACCGCAACGACATCCTGCACCGCTTCATGAGCGGCAACCAGTACGTCAAGGAAACCCTGCACGCCACGCTGTCGCCGTCGATGGACATCATGGTCTCGTCGAACTTCGAACGCCTGCTGTTTGACATGCACGGTCGCAATGGCGCAGCCCTGGCCGGTCTGATGGACAGCTTCAAACAAGGCGGCTTCAGCGTCGAACAGGATCGCTGGACCGAAACCCGCAAGTTGTTCGATTCCCTGGCCGTGGACGATGCCCAGACCTGCGAGACCATCGCCGAAGTCTATGCCCAGACCGGCGAGTTGCTGGACCCGCACACTGCCATTGGCGTCAAGGCCGCGCGTGAATGCCGGCGCAGCCTGGATATCCCGATGGTCATCCTCGGCACCGCGCACCCGGTGAAATTCCCTGAGGCGGTGCAGAAGGCCGGTGTTGGCAAGGGCTTGGAGTTGCCGCCGCACCTGGCGGACTTGTTTGAGCGCGAAGAGCGCTGCACCGTGTTGCCCAATGACCTGAAGGCCATCCAGGGGTTTGTCAGCCAGCATGGCAATCGTGGAAAGCCGCTCTGA
- a CDS encoding DUF3509 domain-containing protein, which yields MESISLLLGEALSPYQVTLTTSGLHGECLVTVKSPTGAIVVEREVDRAQLTDKRALVDVVDCLHRDLKIAEGRLEPSVIAALRNAAQTRITAQA from the coding sequence ATGGAAAGTATCAGCCTATTGCTCGGCGAAGCGCTGAGCCCTTATCAGGTCACGCTGACTACCTCGGGTTTACACGGCGAGTGCCTGGTGACGGTGAAGAGCCCGACGGGCGCTATCGTGGTCGAACGCGAAGTGGATCGCGCACAACTGACCGACAAGCGCGCCCTGGTGGATGTGGTGGACTGCCTGCACCGCGACCTGAAAATCGCCGAAGGGCGCCTGGAACCCTCGGTGATCGCGGCCTTGCGCAACGCCGCCCAGACGCGTATCACCGCCCAGGCATGA
- a CDS encoding TIGR02285 family protein, translating to MLKIMAHRLIRTLRGLWLVALLPGVWPLSGQAQDTLTWVVRDLPPMTVFEGPQKGRGSVDTLLVLLIERLPQYSHQILHLNRARSMQMLQAPSFTCDPSLVWTPARAKTIVFSTQAFAVLSNGIAIRRSQQALMASYVVEGTFDLAKFLDGQQTRLGVIAERSYGSATDEQLSHATPLKVAPHYGNDALGSLLQMQRLGRLEAVLGYWTEIRYQAAQQGIDPQDLVFYPIKGMPRYQRIHIGCSDTPLGRQAISHINRELKNIPQQSLLQSYANGLDPMMRKQYLKDNPRFFSETPQP from the coding sequence ATGCTCAAGATAATGGCCCACCGTTTGATCAGGACACTGCGTGGTTTATGGCTCGTTGCCCTGCTGCCCGGGGTCTGGCCGCTATCGGGCCAGGCTCAGGACACCCTGACCTGGGTAGTACGGGACTTGCCGCCAATGACTGTTTTCGAGGGCCCGCAAAAGGGCCGGGGCAGCGTGGACACGTTGCTGGTGCTATTGATCGAGCGCCTGCCGCAGTACTCCCACCAGATCCTGCACCTCAACCGCGCCCGCAGCATGCAAATGCTCCAGGCGCCCTCCTTCACCTGTGATCCATCGTTGGTGTGGACGCCGGCACGGGCCAAAACCATTGTCTTTTCTACGCAGGCGTTCGCCGTGCTGAGCAATGGCATTGCCATTCGCCGCAGCCAGCAGGCTCTCATGGCATCCTATGTGGTTGAGGGCACCTTCGATCTGGCGAAGTTTCTCGATGGGCAACAGACGCGCCTTGGGGTGATTGCCGAGCGCAGCTACGGCTCCGCCACCGATGAGCAATTGAGCCACGCCACGCCGCTCAAGGTAGCGCCCCACTATGGCAACGATGCCCTGGGCAGCCTGTTACAGATGCAGCGTCTGGGGCGGTTGGAAGCCGTGCTGGGATACTGGACGGAAATCCGCTACCAGGCCGCACAACAGGGCATTGATCCCCAGGACCTCGTGTTCTATCCGATCAAGGGCATGCCGCGTTATCAGCGGATCCATATCGGCTGCTCGGACACCCCGTTGGGGCGCCAGGCCATCAGCCATATCAACCGCGAGTTGAAGAATATTCCACAGCAATCGTTGCTTCAGTCCTACGCCAACGGATTGGACCCGATGATGCGCAAGCAATACCTCAAGGACAACCCGAGGTTTTTCAGCGAAACACCGCAGCCTTGA